A segment of the Candidatus Brevundimonas phytovorans genome:
CCTGGCGGGGCAGCCGTCGATCCTGTTGCGGCGCGAGTTGAACATCACCGCCGCCCTCTTGTCGGCGGGCCTGTTCGTCAGCCTGAAGGCCCTGTCTGCGCCGACCTGGCCGGCAGTGGGCGCGGCGGTCCTGGCGGGCTTCGCCCTGCGCGCCGGCGCCTTGAAATGGGGCTGGAGCCTCCCGGCCTTCCCCAGCGCCCCGACGCGGAACTGAGGCGCGGCGGCGTCACGAAAACGCTGCATGTCGGTCATGGCGACAAGGGAGAATCGGGCGTAGGCTAGCGGCGCAAGGCTAGAGCCAAGACCAGGAAAGGAGACGTGTCCTCACTCCTGTCGCCTCAAGATCCCCCCGTATGAGCGGGAGGGCCTGATGCAGGTCCTGACCCGCCCCCCGTCCGGTTTTCCCGCCCTGGTGCTGAACGCCGACTTTCGCCCCCTGTCCTACTACCCGCTGTCGATCTGGCCCTGGGAAGAAGTGGTCAAGGCGGTGTGGCAGGAGCGGGTCGACGTGGTCGCCACCTATGACAAGGTGGTGCGCAGCCCCTCGATCGAGATGCAGCTGCCCAGCGTGATTGCGCTGAAGTCCTATGTCGATCAGGACCGCAAGCCCGCCTTCACCCGCTTCAACGTCTTCCTGCGCGACGGTTTCGCTTGCCAGTATTGCGGTCAGGGCGGCCTGGCCCAGGATTTGACGTTCGACCACGTCATTCCCCGCTCGCGCGGCGGCCGCACCACCTGGCAGAACATCGTCGCCGCCTGCGGCCCTTGCAATCTGAGGAAGGGCGGGCGCACGCCGCAGCAGGCGGGCATGCCCCTGCTGCGCCGCACCGCCCATCAGCCCAACGCGTGGGAGCTGCAGGAGGCCGGTCGCCGCTTTCCGCCCCACTACCTGCACCAGAGCTGGCTGGACTACCTCTACTGGGACATCGAGCTGGAGCCCTGAGTTGGGCGTGGGCGCGGTCGGGACACCGCCCGTGAAGATCGCGTCC
Coding sequences within it:
- a CDS encoding HNH endonuclease, translated to MMQVLTRPPSGFPALVLNADFRPLSYYPLSIWPWEEVVKAVWQERVDVVATYDKVVRSPSIEMQLPSVIALKSYVDQDRKPAFTRFNVFLRDGFACQYCGQGGLAQDLTFDHVIPRSRGGRTTWQNIVAACGPCNLRKGGRTPQQAGMPLLRRTAHQPNAWELQEAGRRFPPHYLHQSWLDYLYWDIELEP